In the Piscinibacter sp. XHJ-5 genome, one interval contains:
- a CDS encoding DUF3750 domain-containing protein produces MSTRSDWRTASRQPVGLAPDPAAVKEAVVQVYGARTIGAKGLFGVHTWVAVKPTEAQQWTVYEVVGWRLRWSPSAVVVHSRPPDARWFGSAPELYADRRGAGVDKLIERIDRAAHAYPYSAEYRVWPGPNSNTFTAWIARAVPELEVDLPATAIGKDYLGSSIVGAAPSGSGLQLSLGGVLGVAVSGVDGFELNVLGLNFGVNQNGLKLPMVGRIGSSSVYPLRRPDLP; encoded by the coding sequence ATGAGCACGCGATCGGACTGGCGAACCGCCAGCCGCCAGCCGGTGGGCCTTGCCCCGGATCCCGCGGCGGTCAAGGAAGCGGTGGTGCAGGTGTACGGAGCTCGCACCATCGGGGCCAAGGGCCTCTTCGGCGTGCACACCTGGGTCGCGGTCAAGCCGACTGAAGCGCAGCAGTGGACGGTCTACGAAGTGGTGGGGTGGCGGCTGCGCTGGTCGCCCAGCGCCGTCGTCGTGCACAGCCGTCCACCGGACGCGCGCTGGTTCGGCTCGGCGCCGGAGCTTTACGCCGACCGGCGTGGAGCAGGCGTCGACAAGCTGATCGAGCGCATCGACAGGGCGGCTCACGCGTATCCCTACAGCGCCGAATACCGGGTGTGGCCCGGCCCCAACTCGAACACCTTCACCGCGTGGATCGCCCGGGCGGTGCCGGAGCTGGAGGTCGATCTTCCGGCCACCGCCATCGGCAAGGACTACCTCGGCAGCTCCATCGTCGGCGCTGCGCCGAGCGGCAGCGGCCTTCAGTTGTCGCTGGGCGGGGTGCTGGGCGTGGCGGTGAGCGGCGTCGATGGCTTCGAACTCAACGTGCTCGGATTGAACTTCGGGGTCAATCAGAACGGGCTGAAGCTGCCCATGGTGGGACGGATCGGAAGCAGCTCGGTGTACCCGCTGCGCCGACCCGACCTCCCTTGA